In one window of Pseudobdellovibrionaceae bacterium DNA:
- a CDS encoding Mrp/NBP35 family ATP-binding protein — protein sequence MNPFDQQTPIAGIKRIIAVGSGKGGVGKSTVAANLALGLKKLGQKVGLLDADLYGPSMPRLFGALHQRPVVDENQKIQPLVRHGVKLMSMGFLVDEDSAVIWRGPMLFKAMDQFFRDVDWGDLDILIIDLPPGTGDIALTVAQKVPVDGAVTVCTPQNIALIDAKKSIDMFEKTNVKNLGVVENMAYFQPPGGGDPIALFPKGELDQYLDSKGIEKLAQIPFNPNIGLTGEAGMPVVESYPESIEAQAFMKLARQVLGSRS from the coding sequence ATGAACCCATTTGATCAACAAACTCCCATTGCTGGTATCAAGCGCATTATTGCCGTTGGCTCAGGCAAGGGTGGCGTGGGCAAAAGCACTGTGGCCGCCAATTTGGCCCTGGGATTAAAAAAATTAGGACAAAAGGTGGGGCTGCTGGATGCTGATCTTTATGGTCCTAGCATGCCGCGGCTATTTGGGGCCCTTCATCAACGTCCCGTGGTGGATGAGAATCAAAAAATCCAGCCTTTGGTAAGGCATGGAGTGAAGCTGATGAGCATGGGCTTTCTGGTAGATGAAGACTCCGCTGTGATTTGGCGGGGACCCATGCTGTTTAAAGCCATGGACCAGTTTTTTCGCGATGTGGACTGGGGGGATTTGGACATTCTCATCATTGATTTGCCTCCAGGCACCGGCGACATCGCTCTCACTGTGGCCCAAAAAGTTCCGGTGGATGGAGCTGTCACCGTCTGCACACCGCAAAATATCGCACTCATCGATGCTAAAAAATCCATCGATATGTTTGAAAAAACAAATGTAAAAAATCTCGGCGTGGTAGAGAACATGGCCTATTTTCAACCCCCCGGCGGTGGCGACCCCATAGCCTTGTTTCCAAAAGGTGAACTCGATCAATACCTTGATAGCAAAGGCATTGAGAAGTTGGCGCAAATTCCATTTAACCCCAACATTGGACTCACCGGCGAAGCCGGCATGCCCGTGGTAGAAAGTTACCCCGAAAGCATAGAGGCCCAGGCTTTCATGAAACTAGCTCGCCAGGTATTGGGTTCCAGGTCCTAA
- a CDS encoding glycine--tRNA ligase, with the protein MQVNRLKDLQTLVSLAKRRGIIFQSSEIYGGLNSCWDYGPLGSQFKYNVKQAWWKAMTRRRDIVGLDAAILMHPKVWHASGHVEGFTDPLVDCRNCKARFRLDTAPKKDGQVVCPECGSSNITEARNFNLMFKTFMGPVEEDAAVVFLRPETAQGIYVNFENVATSARKKIPFGIAQIGKSFRNEITPGNFIFRTREFEQMEMQYFVKPGEDEQWFETWKETRWNFYLHLGLDERKLRFHQHGEGELAHYAKAAFDVHYEFPFGWQELEGIHNRSDFDLSQHQKFSGKKLEYFDDTTKEKYLPYVIETAVGCDRLCLALLCDAYREEVTTDANGKEDTRVVLGLKPSVAPVKAAVLPLSKKSPLTEISQKIFDDLSLDWEIDYDDAGSIGKRYRRQDEIGTPLCITVDFDTSEDQKVTVRHRDSMEQDRVELAQLKTYVANKLAE; encoded by the coding sequence ATGCAGGTTAATCGTCTTAAGGACCTCCAAACGCTCGTGTCGCTGGCAAAGCGACGGGGTATTATTTTTCAAAGTAGCGAAATTTACGGAGGGTTAAATTCCTGCTGGGATTATGGCCCTTTAGGATCCCAATTTAAGTATAACGTGAAACAAGCGTGGTGGAAGGCGATGACTCGCCGGCGGGATATTGTAGGCCTTGATGCTGCTATATTGATGCATCCAAAGGTTTGGCATGCCTCGGGCCATGTGGAAGGCTTTACCGATCCGCTTGTGGACTGTCGCAACTGCAAAGCCCGCTTTCGTTTAGATACGGCACCGAAAAAAGACGGGCAAGTGGTGTGCCCCGAGTGTGGTTCTTCAAATATCACAGAAGCCCGTAATTTTAATCTCATGTTTAAAACATTTATGGGGCCGGTGGAAGAAGACGCGGCGGTGGTTTTTTTGCGTCCCGAAACGGCGCAGGGAATTTATGTTAACTTTGAAAATGTGGCCACCAGTGCGAGAAAGAAGATTCCATTTGGGATTGCCCAAATAGGAAAGTCATTCAGAAATGAAATCACTCCGGGCAACTTCATTTTCAGAACTCGTGAATTTGAGCAAATGGAAATGCAGTATTTTGTAAAGCCAGGCGAAGATGAGCAATGGTTTGAAACTTGGAAAGAGACCCGTTGGAACTTCTATTTGCATCTCGGTCTTGATGAGCGAAAATTGCGATTTCATCAGCACGGCGAAGGTGAGTTAGCTCACTATGCGAAAGCGGCATTTGACGTTCACTACGAATTCCCCTTTGGTTGGCAGGAACTCGAAGGCATTCACAATCGCAGTGATTTTGATTTGTCTCAGCATCAGAAATTTAGTGGTAAAAAACTAGAATATTTCGACGACACGACAAAAGAAAAGTATCTGCCCTATGTGATTGAAACGGCCGTGGGTTGTGACCGTCTTTGTTTGGCACTTCTTTGTGATGCTTATCGAGAAGAGGTCACAACAGATGCCAATGGTAAAGAAGACACAAGGGTGGTGTTGGGTTTAAAACCATCGGTGGCCCCAGTGAAAGCCGCCGTCTTACCGCTTTCTAAGAAATCGCCCTTAACTGAGATTTCACAAAAAATATTCGACGACCTAAGCCTCGATTGGGAAATTGACTATGACGATGCTGGCAGTATCGGAAAACGGTATCGACGACAAGACGAGATAGGCACGCCTCTTTGTATCACCGTTGATTTCGATACGTCTGAAGATCAAAAAGTCACTGTACGCCACAGAGACAGCATGGAACAGGACCGCGTGGAGTTGGCGCAACTGAAAACCTATGTGGCCAATAAACTTGCAGAATGA
- a CDS encoding helix-turn-helix transcriptional regulator produces MINRDDQYVIVLTPQDEILEARLEALKSFLITPREFEISAMILKGFSNREIGEHLNIAPSTVKTHLNNIYRKIPKHLLTR; encoded by the coding sequence ATGATCAATCGTGACGATCAATATGTAATTGTGTTGACTCCTCAAGATGAGATCTTAGAGGCCCGCCTTGAAGCCCTTAAAAGCTTTTTGATCACACCGAGAGAGTTCGAAATCTCAGCGATGATCCTCAAAGGCTTTTCGAACCGGGAAATTGGCGAACACCTGAATATCGCGCCATCTACTGTAAAAACTCACTTAAACAACATTTACAGAAAAATCCCAAAACACCTGTTAACTCGGTAA